In a genomic window of Candidatus Methylomirabilota bacterium:
- a CDS encoding WbqC family protein, whose protein sequence is MKVAIHQPHYLPWLGYLAKWAEADLFIFLDTVQYEKNGWQNRNQIKTREGPHWLTVPVRARLGVSIADVEIDTTQAWARRHLVAIEHAYARASHFKRYAPELGDFYARAWTRLAPLAVASARWLAGAVGIVTPARLASELGVTTRDPSRRLVELCRAVGATVYLAGRDGAQYMDLPQFAEAGIEVQAQQYVHPVYPQPHGEFVPFLSALDLLLTHGDAALAILRHGNQWTRLGPEPRGG, encoded by the coding sequence ATGAAGGTCGCCATCCACCAGCCCCATTACCTGCCGTGGCTCGGCTACCTGGCGAAATGGGCGGAGGCCGACCTCTTCATTTTCCTCGATACCGTGCAGTACGAGAAGAACGGCTGGCAGAACCGGAACCAGATCAAGACGAGGGAGGGGCCGCACTGGCTGACCGTGCCCGTACGCGCTCGCCTGGGGGTCTCGATCGCCGACGTCGAGATCGATACGACGCAGGCCTGGGCCCGGCGCCACCTGGTGGCGATCGAGCACGCGTACGCCCGGGCGTCCCACTTCAAGCGCTACGCTCCCGAGCTGGGCGACTTCTACGCCCGGGCCTGGACGCGGCTGGCGCCGCTGGCGGTGGCCAGCGCTCGCTGGCTGGCCGGCGCCGTCGGCATCGTGACGCCGGCGCGCCTGGCGTCCGAGCTCGGCGTGACCACCAGGGATCCCAGCCGGCGCCTGGTCGAGCTCTGTCGCGCGGTGGGCGCCACCGTCTACCTGGCCGGCCGCGACGGCGCCCAGTACATGGACCTCCCCCAGTTCGCGGAGGCCGGCATCGAGGTGCAGGCCCAGCAGTACGTGCACCCCGTCTACCCCCAGCCGCATGGAGAATTCGTCCCGTTTCTCTCGGCACTTGACTTATTATTGACGCACGGTGACGCGGCGCTGGCGATTCTCCGCCATGGCAACCAATGGACGCGCCTCGGCCCGGAACCCCGGGGGGGCTGA
- a CDS encoding glycosyltransferase, with the protein MIRVLHVITRLTLGGSSENTLGQVVALARAGYDCALAVGIAESDAPTVDDARRRGCRIIDVPALRREVSPGGDLAALLTLTRLMRRERPAVVHTHTSKAGFVGRLAARLAGVPAVIHQPHGHIFYGYYGPRRSAFFIALERRAARWTDRIVALTERGTSEHLAQRIGRPAQFVVVPSGVPTAALRASAPARGEARARLGIAPDAFVVVGVGRLVRVKGFDLLVAALPRLLAEVPGARLVLVGDGPERAALEGRAAALGVAARVHFGGVVGGAAQGLVDYLAAADVCAAPSRNEGMGRAVVEAMALGLPVIGAAVGGIPSVIGDDECGRLIPPDDTDALVAAVVELGRDARLRAKLGQAARARAEQFSTTVAEARLLAVYDALVRDKGLR; encoded by the coding sequence GTGATCCGCGTCCTGCACGTGATCACCCGGCTCACGCTGGGCGGCTCGTCGGAGAACACCCTGGGGCAGGTGGTGGCGCTGGCGCGCGCGGGGTACGACTGCGCGCTGGCCGTGGGTATCGCAGAGTCGGACGCGCCCACGGTCGACGACGCCCGGCGCCGCGGCTGCCGCATCATCGACGTCCCCGCGCTGCGGCGCGAGGTCTCGCCCGGCGGCGACCTCGCCGCGCTCCTGACCCTCACGCGGCTGATGCGTCGCGAGCGTCCGGCCGTCGTCCACACGCACACCTCCAAGGCGGGCTTCGTCGGACGCCTGGCCGCGCGCCTGGCCGGCGTGCCCGCGGTCATCCATCAGCCCCACGGGCACATCTTCTACGGCTACTACGGTCCCCGGCGGTCGGCCTTCTTCATCGCGCTCGAGCGCCGCGCCGCCCGCTGGACCGACCGGATCGTCGCGCTGACCGAGCGGGGCACCAGCGAGCACCTCGCCCAGCGCATCGGCCGCCCCGCGCAGTTCGTCGTGGTGCCGAGCGGCGTGCCGACGGCCGCGCTGCGGGCCAGCGCGCCGGCCCGCGGCGAGGCCCGCGCCCGCCTCGGCATCGCCCCTGACGCCTTCGTCGTCGTCGGCGTCGGCCGGCTCGTACGCGTCAAGGGCTTCGACCTGCTCGTGGCCGCGCTGCCGCGCCTGCTGGCCGAGGTGCCGGGAGCCCGGCTCGTCCTCGTCGGCGACGGACCCGAGCGCGCGGCGCTCGAGGGCCGCGCCGCCGCCCTGGGGGTGGCCGCGCGCGTGCATTTCGGGGGTGTGGTCGGTGGCGCCGCCCAGGGGCTGGTCGACTACCTGGCGGCGGCGGACGTCTGCGCGGCGCCCTCGCGGAACGAGGGAATGGGACGGGCGGTGGTGGAGGCGATGGCGCTGGGGCTGCCGGTGATCGGCGCCGCAGTGGGCGGCATTCCCTCCGTGATCGGAGACGACGAGTGCGGGCGGCTCATCCCTCCGGACGATACCGACGCTCTGGTGGCGGCCGTCGTCGAGCTGGGGCGCGACGCCAGGCTGCGCGCCAAGCTGGGCCAGGCCGCGCGCGCCCGCGCCGAGCAGTTCTCGACGACCGTCGCCGAGGCCCGGCTGCTCGCGGTGTACGACGCACTCGTCCGCGACAAGGGGCTGCGATGA
- a CDS encoding PIG-L deacetylase family protein, which translates to MNVLAIGAHPDDIEYGCGGTLTQYTQKGHDVFLFVATDGALGGDASVRRGEQDDSKVVIGARQVFWGDYKDTEVPYNRELIVRIESVIRDVRPAMIFVNSPDDTHQDHRNLAQGAVSATRYVPNFLFFEVPSTQNFTPNCYTNIEKVLDKKLACLEAHRSQVAKTNIEDLTILELAVSCANFRGIQARVKYAEAFQSVRLLLDI; encoded by the coding sequence GTGAACGTCCTCGCCATCGGCGCCCATCCGGACGACATCGAGTACGGCTGCGGCGGCACGCTCACCCAGTACACCCAGAAGGGCCACGACGTCTTCTTGTTCGTCGCCACCGACGGCGCTCTGGGCGGCGACGCGTCTGTTCGCCGGGGCGAGCAGGACGATTCCAAGGTCGTGATAGGGGCCCGCCAGGTGTTCTGGGGCGATTACAAAGACACCGAGGTCCCTTACAACCGCGAGCTCATCGTGCGGATCGAGTCGGTCATCCGGGACGTCCGGCCGGCGATGATCTTCGTGAACTCCCCCGACGACACCCACCAGGATCACCGCAACCTCGCCCAGGGCGCCGTCTCGGCCACCCGCTACGTGCCGAACTTCCTCTTCTTCGAGGTCCCGTCCACGCAGAACTTCACGCCGAACTGCTACACGAACATCGAGAAGGTGCTCGACAAGAAGCTCGCCTGCCTGGAGGCCCACCGCTCCCAGGTGGCCAAGACCAACATCGAGGACCTGACGATCCTCGAGCTGGCGGTGTCGTGCGCGAACTTCCGGGGTATCCAGGCGCGCGTGAAGTACGCGGAGGCGTTTCAGTCCGTCCGGCTGCTGCTGGATATTTGA
- a CDS encoding DegT/DnrJ/EryC1/StrS aminotransferase family protein, protein MSAGDVEHVARVVRSGGLAQGPEVAAFERELAARLSVEAAAAVSSGSAALELALRALGVGPGDEVIIPTYVCDALHHAVTRCGALPVLADADPATLSLSADDAKRRLTGRTRCLIVPHAFGLAVDPTPFTALGVPLLEDCAQTLGARVGGRPAGSLGHIAVCSFYATKLLTTGEGGAVAGPAALVSRARDARDYDERDDLAPRFNYKLTDMQAALGRSQLGRLDAFIARRRAIAARYRARLGGVPCRLPADAQERHVYHRFIVAIDRPLDAVIAGLEARGIAARRPVFRPIHRALGLSGYPEAERLWAQSLSLPCYPSLTDAEVDAVAAALGEALAA, encoded by the coding sequence GTGAGCGCGGGCGACGTCGAGCACGTCGCCCGCGTCGTCCGCTCCGGCGGGCTCGCCCAGGGCCCCGAGGTCGCCGCCTTCGAGCGGGAGCTCGCCGCCCGCCTGAGCGTGGAGGCCGCGGCGGCCGTCAGCTCGGGCAGCGCCGCGCTCGAGCTCGCCCTCCGGGCGCTCGGCGTCGGCCCCGGCGACGAGGTGATCATCCCCACCTACGTGTGCGACGCGCTCCACCACGCCGTCACCCGCTGCGGCGCCCTGCCTGTCCTGGCCGACGCCGACCCGGCGACGCTGTCGCTGTCGGCCGATGACGCCAAGCGCCGCCTGACCGGCCGCACCCGCTGCCTGATCGTGCCCCACGCCTTCGGTCTGGCCGTGGATCCGACGCCCTTCACGGCCCTGGGTGTGCCGCTGCTGGAGGACTGTGCCCAGACGCTGGGCGCGCGCGTGGGCGGGCGCCCCGCGGGCAGCCTGGGGCATATCGCGGTCTGCTCCTTCTATGCGACGAAGCTTCTGACCACCGGCGAAGGGGGAGCGGTCGCGGGGCCCGCCGCGCTGGTGAGCCGGGCGCGCGATGCCCGGGACTACGACGAGCGCGACGATCTGGCGCCGCGCTTCAACTACAAGCTGACCGACATGCAGGCCGCGCTGGGGCGCAGTCAGCTCGGCCGCCTCGACGCGTTCATCGCGCGCCGCCGCGCCATCGCCGCCCGCTACCGGGCACGGCTGGGCGGCGTGCCGTGCCGGCTGCCCGCCGATGCCCAAGAGCGCCACGTCTATCATCGCTTCATCGTGGCCATCGACCGGCCGCTGGACGCGGTGATCGCGGGGCTCGAGGCGCGCGGCATCGCCGCCCGCCGGCCCGTCTTCCGCCCCATCCATCGCGCGCTCGGGCTCTCCGGGTACCCGGAGGCGGAGCGCCTGTGGGCGCAGTCGCTGTCGCTGCCCTGCTATCCCTCGTTGACCGACGCCGAGGTCGACGCCGTCGCCGCGGCGCTCGGGGAGGCGTTGGCCGCGTGA